Genomic segment of Nitrospirota bacterium:
CAAGACGGAGCCAGTCCTCATCGAACATCCCTGCCGATACCGCGCCTGACGAATCGTAACGGATCAGGTCATATTTGTCCTTGACCTTAACGACTTCATAAAGATAGATAACGGTCTCGATAGCTTCACGCTGAGCGAAGTAATAGCGGAATTCATACCCCCCTTTAGTTCCCCCCTTATCAAGGGGGGATTGAGGGGGATAGGGCACAATGTGTTCTGTCTTAAACCACCAGCAAAGGAGTGCCTTGCTTGTTTCGGTCGCCCCTTCATAACCGGAATCACGCCATTGCTTTACATCCCTCCGTATTTTGTTGACCAGCGGGGGCAGGAGCTTGCCGTAGCTTGATTCCCGAAGGGCCTCATCAGCCGGAAACCAGCGGATGTCGGGATGAAGGATTTCATAGGGTGAATTTGGAAATGAAGGATGTATTGCCATAATGTTATTTACTGAGTTCAACCCATCGGACAAGATGTAATCCCATAGCTTGTTTTAAATTAGTTTTCATGTAAATAGATTTAATTAGATTGAAACTAACATATTGTTTTTAGTATGCAATTTAATTCCAATGCAAAAATTACATTTAAAATAGATTTAATTTAAAAGTTCCCAGTATCCTTTCTTTGACGATGACGATCCTGTAAATCTAATTTTCTTATCTCGTTTCAGTTCCTGTAAAAAGTTGGATATTGTCATCGTGTCTAATTCCGGGAAAGCATCTTGCAGGTCACGGCGATAGCCTTTATTCTTTCGCAAATGTTTGATAATCAATTCCTTATATTTTTCTCGTGAAATGCCTGCCAACTTGGTATGGATGCCAACCTTCCCTTCATGTGCATAATACTTATGAGAGAGAATGTACTTTGCTCCTTTAGTCTTACCTACCTGTTCTATTACACCAATATCTAAAAATTTGTTCTTGCTCTCTACATTTACCACCGGCTGGTTTTCACGTATCTTCTCCAATTCGCAAATTTCATCGTTAGAAAGAATGGCCTGCTTTTCATTAATAATTTTTTCAAGAAACAAAATAAAGTTTTTGTCTTTGACCTGGGCCGGGATTTGAAGGCAAACGGAAAATGTATCACTTCTGGACAGATCAGGCAAACCTTTGCCCTCTTTGATGGTAAGTTCAAAGATATCATCCATCCCCTGTCCTGAACGCTCGACCAGTGCGGCCTTTTCAAATGTTTCAGCAATACGCCGGTTTCTCCAATACGTTTTATGACGGATGTTTTCAATTGTAATGCCGGGAGGAAGGCCGCCGGGACTTTCAATTATAAAAGCTTCCGGCGATGCCTTTATGAAAACTGACTGATTTCTGATTGTATAATCTCTATGCGCTACAGCATTAAGTATGGCTTCGCGAACAGGCTTTTCGCTAAAGGCATAAATTTCACGCTGAAACAGACCCTCCTGAAACGGCATTCGGATATTTCTGGCATTGATAGTTTCCCAAATTTCATCACAAATATTAAAAAACGGTTCACGCCAAATCTTTCGGAAATCGTGGGCTGTTTTCTTTGCATCCTGTCGCCATTCAAATATCAGTTCACATCCCGGCAGCAACTCATCAAGCGTTTCTTCCTTTCCAAAAAGAACCACGCTCGCATAATTCAGTCCATTATCAGTCAGTAACCCATTGGAACTCAATGTCTTCTCGCTTGAAAAAGACAAATAGTCGCTACGCTTCGCCTTCTCAGCCCAGCGTCTTTTGAAGTTCTCTATTGCTTTTTCATCGAGGTCTTCAAATCTTAACCCTTCCACAATCCGGGCAGAAAAATCAGTGTCAGCTTCGTTTAGAATTCTTTTTAATGTAATCTGGTCCATTTCAACCAGTGATTCCCCGGCACGCATTGGATAGTGATAATTACCGGTTGAACGTATTGCCTGCCCTATGGGTCGGGAAGGCACGTGGAATATCAGGACACGACCCTTGGGGTGTATTAATTCTTCAACATCAATTCGTATCCTGATCTTTGCAAGCAGATCATTAGATAGCGTGTTATAGGTCCCTTCAAAGACCTTTGAACCGACAATCTCCCGATTGTTGTTTACGCCAAGAATCAACTTCCCGCCCCCTTCATTGGCAAGTGCAGCGCAATAATCCGGAAGGTCTTTGTCACGGCTGAAAGTGTTTTTTGCTGTTTTAAATTCTAAATTTTCCTTCTCCGGTTGCTCAAGCAATCGGGCAAACTCTTCCACTGTCGTCATGCCACCCTCACACCCCCACCTCCACGATCTTCATCGTATCATTGCCGAATATGTCCACGACCTTGACGGCGATCTTATAGCGTCCCTTCGGGCATTCGTGAAAAGGGGTCTTCAGTTCGAGTGTGCGGTCTTTCTTTGTGCGGAAGCTCTGCCATTCGTTTTCAAATACAAAGTCGCCGGTCCAGACTTCTTCAATTTCATTGGTCTCGTCTTTCTTTACCCTGACGATCTCCCGCTTGCTTTCAAAGTTAAAATCCACGCTCCAGTAGTCTATCCAGTCTGTCCAGTTTTTGGTAAGGACCTCTTTGGTGACAATGCCGTCTTTGTCCTTAATGACCTTTACGATCTTGCCCTGCTCGACAACAATTTTATTCGCGCCGTTTTTCAGGCTTGCTGCTGCATTGTCTATGCTGTCCTGCGAGTAGTAGACGGAGAAGTCGGTAAGCTCTACTGCAATTTGAGAAAGTCCCCCTGATAAGGGGGATTTAGGGGGTTTAATATTTTGTCTTCTACGCTCTATTTTTTCAAGCAAGTCAGAGTACACCCCTTGAATGTTTTCTAATACCTCGTGATTGGTATAGCGGATTACTTCAATCCCAAACTGAGCAAGCCGTTCTGTGCGTATTAGATCGTAACCCGACTGTTTGGCATGTGAGTCGCCATCAATCTCAATTGCCAGCATCAATTCAGCGCAATAAAAATCAACAATGTATTTGTCTAATGGTTTCTGGCGGGTAAACTTCAGATGATTTAATCGTTTGTCCTGTAATGCTTCATACCATAGTTTTTTTTCAGCCGGGGTTGGATTCTTCCGGTTCTCCTGAGCTTTTTGAGTAAGCTCAGAGTTGTAAGGAATAAAACCCCCCTTCCCCCCCTTATCAGGGGGGCATAACACATGCGGCTTTACCTCTATGAACGACACATCATGAAAGACCACCTGGTTCTTCTCTACCGCCCGTTTGTCAAAGACCTCGCGGGGGATGTATTTCATGGCAAGGTCTATGCCCTTTGACTTTGCCTCTTCCTGAATATTCGGGAACAGTCCCATCTCAAACTCAAATGCGAGGATGTCAACGCGGGAGATGCGCTTGGAGCGGCACTCAAGTATGACCTCTTCAACAAAGAGTCTTGTCACTGGCAGGTTGACCGGCCCTACGGCAACCATACGTCCTGCCTTTTTGCCCTGAAAGCATCTGAAGTTCTCAATCGTCTCCGCGCGATAGGCATGGAGGATGAGGTTAATAAAGTCCTTCTCCTTTTGCTCAAGCTGTTTCTGCTTCTCTTCTTCTCTCAAGTTTACATTTACGCCGATGTAATGCGCCCGTTCGTATTTGCCGAGATTGAGTATTTCAAAGGCGCGGAAGTCCTTACCCTCTTCCTTCATCTGCCGCTGAACGCCAATCATGCGCTTGCGTGTTGTGTGAATGGCGAACTTGCCAAGGTCAGAGCCTATCCACTTACGCCCAAGTTTTTCAGCAACAGCAAGCGTAGTGCCAGAACCGCAGAAGAAGTCGGCAACAATGCCATTTTCGTTAGATGAGGCGTTGATGATGCGTTCGAGGAGTGCTTCGGGTTTTTGGGTAGGGTACTCTATAGTTTCTTTGCTGTTACCATACCCGCGTATTTGAGAAATGTCTTGCCATAAATTTGAAACCAAGACTCCCTTGCTTTCATCTAAGTATCTTTTTAACTTTATTGTTTTGTCGGTTATATATAATAATCCCTTTCTATCTAATTCTTGCATTTTCTCAAGGGAATACCTCCACCCATTAACTGGACTCTTAACTCCTTTGTAAATATACATCATGTTAGGTCGAGGATTAGGGCTTGAACAATCTGCAAGATTATATTTCCGGCCAGTATTTTCTTCTACATTTTTATACCAGTTATCGACAGTCTTTTCAGGAAGTGGGATATATTGAGGATGCCAAACATGGTCATTGTTTTTAGAATAAAAAAAGATATTATCAGTAACTATTGAATATTTTTCTTTTGAATCAGAGTGTGAATCCGCTCTTTTCCAAGTTAGTTCATTTATATAATTTGATTCACCGAATATTTCACTCATTATCAATCTGACATATCCATTCATTCTCCAGTCACAATGCACATAAATACTCCCATCCTCCGCTAACAAATCCCGCATGAGAGAGAGCCGTTCATAAATCATTGCGATAAAGCTGTCCGCGCCTTTGCCCCATGTGTCACGGTAGGCAAGCTCTTCCAGCACATTCGGTTTCTTGGTAAAGGTCTCATCGCCGATCTCAATATCCATCGAAAAGTCCGCGCCCACATCAAACGGCGGGTCTATGTAGATGAGCTTGATGCCGCCCTGCTTGTCGACCTCATCACGGAGAGGGCCGTTCTTCAATGATGATAGAATGAGCTTGTTATCGCCCCAGATAAGTTTGTTCGTCCAGCCTGACTTCTGCCGTCCCCTCGTATCGAAAAGAAAGCCTTGCTCTCCCCCTGACAAGGGGGAGTCAGAGGGGGTTTTGCGCGGCTCATCCACCTGCTCGATCACCTGAAAGGGCAGAACGATATTGCAGACCTCATTGGTCTTCCCGTTCCAGACAAGCTCCACCTCTCGCTTGTCGTCAAAAAGCAGGAAGCGGTACTTCTCCGGCAGAGGCTTGCCGGCCTCTATCAGCTTCAGTATCTCGCGCTTTTCGTTGTCAGTGAGTTTCATAATAATTTATTTTGAGATACTACTTAAAATTTGTCCCTTCATTCAGTCCCGGCTACACTGCTAATTTTATACTAACGTACAGCATTTTTTCATTGAAAATATTTAATGAAACAGATGACGGGTATTGCGGATTATCAGAGATAAAGGATAGTGGACTTCAGCCTTTGTCCGTCATGCCCGAGATGGATTCCCGCTCAACAGATTGCGGGAATGACGCCCCTAAGCAGTGTACAGATCATTATGAGACCCTTAAAAATTATTCTCACAGCTTCTTTACTTCCCGCATCAGGGTGCTGAACAGATCTTTCTCTTTGAGCGTCTTCACCACCTTGCCGTGTTTAAAGAGAATGCCCATGCCTTTTCCTCCGGCAATGCCGATGTCGGCTTCGCGCGCCTCGCCGGGGCCGTTTACAACGCAGCCCATTACAGCGACTTTCAGGGGCTTCTTGATTTTCAATAAACCCTCCTCGACCTTCCCGATAATCCCCCTGAGATTTATCTGACAGCGTCCGCATGTAGGGCAGGAGATGATCTCCGGGCCGGCCTGGCGCAAGTGAAGGGACTTTAAGATCTCGTATGCGACCCTCACCTCTTCAACCGGGTCTGCGGTTAGTGAAACTCTCATTGTATCTCCGATGCCTTCTGAGAGAAGTATGCCTAATCCCACCGCGCTCTTTATCGTGCCCTGAAAGGCAGGTCCCGCCTCTGATATTCCGATGTGGAGGGGATAGCGGTATGTTTTGGAGAACAATCTATATGCATCAACTGTCTTCATGACATCAGATGCCTTGAGAGAGACTTTGATCGCGGTGAATTTCAGGTCCTCAAGAATTTTAATATGCCTGCCCGCGCTTTCAACAAGCGCCTGCGGGGTAGGATGTTTATACTTTTTCAAAAGCTCCTTTTCAAGCGAGCCTGCGTTGACGCCGATCCTTATGGGAACGCCTCTGTCCTTTGCAGCGATGACGACTTCCCGCACCTTTTCCCTGCTGCCGATATTGCCGGGATTTATCCTTAGCCCGTCCGCGCCGCTTTTCATCGCCTCAAGGGCAAGCCTGTGGTCAAAATGCACGTCAGCTATGAGAGGGACCTTTATCTTTTTCTTTATCGCCTTTATCGCCTTTGCTGCATCGGAATTCAGGACTGCAACCCTGACGATCTCGCAGCCTGCGGTTTCGAGTTTTTTAATCTGCGATACGGTTGAAGACACATCGCGCGTGTCTGTCTTTGTCATGGACTGGACTATGACAGGAGCGCCCCCGCCGATCTTAATTCCGCCAAGGGTTATTTGTTTAGTTGGTTTTTTCTTCGACATTTTGAGAAGGATTATTTCCCCTATTGCGCTGATAATTCAAGACCGCCAGTGAATGCTCCGCGTTTGTCCGGGAGAAAAAATGGCTGCCGTCATTCTTTGCTACGAAATACAGGTAGTTGACATTGGCCGGATTAAGCGCGGCCTTGATGGATTTTAGTCCCGGAGACGCAATGGGCCCCGGAGGCAGTCCCTCTATCACATAAGTGTTGTAAGGGGTTTTCCTTTTCAGGTCCTCTTTTGTTATGCAGCTTAAACAGGTATGGATCCCGTAAATGACGGTGGGGTCCACCTGAAGTTTCATCTTTTTCTTCAGACGGTTATGACAGACCGCTGATATGAGCGGCCTCTCCTCGTCGAGATAAGCCTCCTTTTCGATAATCGAGGCGAGGGTCAGGACCTCGTTTTCACTCAAGCCCAGCCCTCTCGCCCTCTGCATGAGAGAAGGGTCAAGATTCTCACGCAGGCGCTGGACCATTGTCTTGAAGATCGTTGACGGCTCCGTCCCTTTTGCAAATATGTACGTATCAGGGAACAGGTAGCCCTCAAGGCTCGGGGCGTTTATGCCGAGGGAATTCATGAAATCTTTACTGTAAACAAGCCTCCATGAATCATAATTGATAAGTCCGGCTTCTTTCAGTTTCACCCGTATGTCTTCAAGCGCGTTTCCTTCCGGTATCGTTATTGTGAAGTGTATGGACCGTCCTTTAATAAGGTTGTCGAAGATCTGCAGCGGCGTCATGGAGGCGCTGAGATTGTAATAGCCGGGCCTGAGCTTTCTGTCCTGCATGGTCACCCTGCCAAGCAATATCAGGGTTATCCGGTTTTCAATGATGCCCTCGTTTTTCAAAATGGTAATCGCCTGAGAGAAGGTCGCCCCTTCGGGGACCCTGATCTCCTGCCATTTCTCTTCAGTTGAAAGGGGCGTCACCAGATTAATATAGATTATTATTGCTGCAAGAAAGGCAAAGATAAGGAGAACGGCAACAGCTTCCGCCAGGCTCTGAAAATATCTTTTCATGGTTTTATAAGGATGCCAGAATGAAAAGATAAAAGTAAACCCGTGTCAGTTGATCAGTGTCAGCGGCACAAAGTGGAATCGTGATGAGTAATCCGTAATGCGTGATGGGCTTTCTTTCCGATTACGCATCACGCTTTACGGATTACGGTTTTTACTTACTTGAGGGATTTCACAAAAGCGTCAACGGAGAGGGCAGGCATGGTCATTAACTGGACAGTGCCGCGCGAGCCGAGATCAACAGACATCTTCAGTACAGCCTCATTGCTTGGGGCATCGAGAAGGGTCACAAAATCATAAGGACCGAGCAGGGCATACTGGCCCAGCACTTTGATCCCCATTGCCTCAATTTCCTTGTTTACCTCTTTGACCCTGTCGGGATGGTTCTTGAGTGTCTTCCTTCCGTCATCAGTCAGGGTGCTTAACGCAACATAAATAGCCATGATTCCTCCTTTTATATATATAAGATTTTCCCTATTACCTTATATATATTATGATTCGCACCGGCTGTCAAGGGATTATTTTTTTATCTGGTCCGGATTAAGACAATGGCTTGTAATGCTCCGGCCTTCTGTCTTTAAAGAGGTCGTTGAACGGATTGAGGGTCTTGTCCTTCGCTGTATCAGGATTAATTTCCGCGGCCATTAAAACCTCTTCGTTTTCAGGCGCTCTTACCAGGACCTCGCCTTTTGGCGAAACGATCTCGCTCTTGCCGATGAACCTGAGAGACTGTCCGGCCTTCCTGTTCTCAACACCTGTCCTGTTGGCAGTTATAGAATAGACCCTGTTTTCAAGAGCCCGCACCGGCATGGAATCAGGACAATGAGGAAGGATTAAATTCGATGGATGCGCGACAACCTCCGCGCCTGAAAGCGCGAGCGACCTCATGGCTTCAGGGAAAAACCAGTCAAAGCATATCATGATGCCGATGCGTCCTATTTCAGTATTCCAGACTTTGAAACCCGTGTCGCCCGGCGTGAAATAGAGATTCTCCTCGAAGAAGAGATGCGTCTTCCGGTATACGCCGATGAAGCCTTGCGGCCCTGTGAGAATGGCTGAATTATAAAACTTGTCTCCATGCCGCTCAGGAAGGCCTGCTGCTGCAAATATTCTTCTTTCGCGCGAAAGCTCCGAAAGCGCCTCTGTTGTATGGCCGTCAGGCACGGGCTCGGCAAGCTCCGCCACCTCGTCAGGGGAAATGAATTGATAGCCTGTTGCAAAAAACTCCGGAAGCACAAGGAGGTCAACTTCAGCATTTTTTACGGCGGACACAACCTTGCGGATGTTATCTTCCCTCTTGCCGAATGCCGGGTTGAATTGATAGAAGCCTGCTTTCATAAAATTAACATAACATCAATAAGAAAAGATTGTCTAATGACCTCTGAAAAACAAAAAAGGGCGGTCCTTAAACCGCCCCTTGCTTATTGATATGAATCCCGTTTTACTTTTTCTCAGCGACTTGTATTCTCGTTATCGCGCGTTCGAGTGCAGAAGTTGCGCGGGCCTGGTCGAATTTTTCCGCCTGTTTAAGCCGTTCCTCCGCCCTTTTCATAGCGGCTTTGGCCCTTTCAATATCAATAGAATCTGATCGTTCCGCGCTGTCGGCAAGTATGGTAACGCTGTCCGGGCCGACCTCTGAATATCCCCCGCTGATAAAAAAGTATCCGGTCTCGCCGCCTTTTTTATAGGTCAGCATCCCGACCTTAAGCGTGGTAAGAAAAGGCACATGGTCAGGAAGGACACCAAATTCGCCTTCACTGCCGGCGGCGACTATCTCATCGACTTCATCGGTAAAAATATGACCATACGGTGTAACGATATCTAATTTAAGTTTTTCAGCCATTTATATCCTCTTTGTATTAGCAAGTAAGAAGTAGGAAGTGGGAAATGAGAAGTCATGGCTTTTTCCTGTTACTTCTCACTTCTTACTTTTAACTTCTCACTTTCTTTTATGCTCCGGCCAGTTTCTTGGCCTTTTCTTCAACTTCCTCTATGCCGCCGACCATGTAAAATGCCTGCTCGGGCAGGTCGTCGTATTTGCCTTCAACAACGGCCTTGAATCCCTTAATGGTATCCGCAAGTTTTACGTACTTGCCGGGGGTCCCTGTAAAAGTCTCAGCAACGTGGAAGGGCTGGCTCAGGAACCTCTGAAGTTTCCTTGCGCGCGCAACTAATAATTTATCGTCTTCAGAAAGCTCTTCCATTCCGAGAATTGCGATGATATCCTGCAGCTCCTTATATCTCTGGAGGACTATCTGGACCTGTCTTGCAACCTTATAGTGTTCTTCACCAAGAATAAGCGGGTCGAGTATCCTTGATGTTGAGTCAAGGGGATCAACAGCAGGGTAAATACCAAGCTCTGAAATACCTCTTGAAAGAACGACCGTACCGTCAAGGTGTGTAAATGCCGTAGCAACAGCAGGGTCAGTAAGGTCATCAGCAGGGACGTAAATGGCCTGCATCGATGTAATAGCGCCTTTATTTGTTGACGTGATCCTTTCCTGCAGCACACCCATGTCGGTTCCGAGTGTAGGCTGGTATCCGACCGCTGAAGGCATTCTTCCAAGAAGCGCTGAAAGCTCCGCGCCCGCAAGTGTATATCTGAATATATTGTCAAGGAAGATAAGAACGTCCTGTCCCTCGTCTCTGAAGTATTCGGCAACGGTAAGCGCTGAAAGTGCGACCCTCGCCCTTGCTCCGGGCGGCTCATTCATCTGGCCGTAGATGAGGGCTGTTTTTTCGAGAACGCCTCCCTCCTTCATTTCAAGGTAGAGGTCATTTCCTTCTCTGGTCCTCTCACCGACGCCTGCAAACACCGACACGCCGCCGTGGACCATGGCAATGTTGTGGATCATTTCCATAATAACAACTGTCTTGCCGACACCGGCTCCGCCGAACATTCCCATCTTTCCGCCTTTAACAAACGGAACGAGAAGGTCAAAAACCTTGACGCCAGTCTCAAATACCTGGGTCGAGGTGTCCTGCTCGGTAAAATGAGGGGATTCCCTGTGGATCGGCAGCCGGTCCTTTGATTCTATCGGCCCCAACTGATCAACGGATTCACCGATAACATTCATGATCCTTCCGAGCGTTTTTGCTCCGACAGGAACTGTGATCGGTTGACCTGTATCAACAGCCTTTGTCCCTCTGACAAGTCCGTCGGTTGCGGACATTGCAACGGTCCTCACCATGTTATCGCCAAGGTGGGCCGCGACCTCAAGTGTTATATTGATGTCGGGAATACCTTTTGCCGAATCACCCGGCTGTGCGATCTTAAGCGCATTTAAAATTTCAGGCATTTTATCTTCAAATTCAACATCAACAACGGCCCCGATGACCTGAGCAACTTTACCTTCATTCATGATCTATGTCCTCCATTATCTTTTATTAAAGAAGGGGTCGGTTGTTGGGGGTTAGGGGTTAGTAAAAACCAATCCCTAATCCCTAATCCCTAATCCCTGTTTTTCATCCTTTTAATGCCTCGACGCCGCCGACTATGTCCATGAGCTCGCCTGTAATAGATGCCTGTCTGGCCTTGTTGAACTGAAGCGTGAGCGTGCCGACCATTTCACTACAGCTCTGAGTCGCGTTTTCCATGGCGGACATCCTCGCGGCCTCTTCAGATGCAGAGCTTTCAAGGAGCGCCCTGTAAATCTGTATATCTACATTTCGTGGTATAAGCCTGTCAAAGATCGCCTCCATGGAAGGCTCATAAATAAAATCGGCTGTTGCGGATTCGGCGGACCCTTCTTTCCCCTCATCAACGGGGGCCAATGGGAGAAGCTGCGCCACCGTCACTGTCTGCGCCACCATTGATTTGAACGCATTATATACCACTGTAACTTCATCGAAAGTTTCATTTATAAAATTATCTTTAATGTTGACTGCAATCTCCTGGGCATTTGTAAAGCTCACGCTTCCTGAGATGCCTGTCCAGGAGTTTCGCATAGCGACCCCTCTTCTTTTAAAGTAGTCCCTTGCTTTTTTACCGACGGTGCTTATGCTGACTTCAAATCCGTCTTTCTTGAAACCGTCAATACACTTCTGCGCTGCTTTAAGAATATTCGTATTGAAAGCGCCGCACAGGCCTCTGTCGGAAGTAATGACCAGCACCTCCACAGTCTTCCTGGGCCTGAAGGCCAGCAGGGGATGCGCTTCCCTGTCAGCGCCTTTGGCAAGACTCATGAGGACATCCTGCATCTTGTCAGCGTAAGGCCGCAGATCCAGCATCCTGTTCTGTACCTTCCTCAGCTTTGCCGCAGACACCATTTTCATGGCCTTGGTAATTTTCTGGGTATTCTGAACTGCCTTTATTCTTTTTTTAATGTCTCTTAAAGTAGCCATATTTTCTTTAAAGGTAGTTAGTAGCCGGTAGTTAGTAGTTAAGGGGAGAGGCTATGTTCTGTTTTCCCTTAACTACTTATCTACTAACTACTTGCTACAGTCCTTATGCTTGAAATCCTTTCTTGAATTCTTCTATCGCCTGGACCAGTTTTGCCTTGAGGCTGTCATCGATTGCCTTTTTCTCAGCGAGTTCTTTGCGAAGCTCGTCCTTTGTGCCTCGTATGAATTTCACGAATTCCTCCTCAAATTTCTTAATGGCTTCAACCGGGATGTCATCGAGAAAACCCTGTGTGCCTGCAAACAGGACAATGACCTGGTCCTGCATGGTCATCGGGACATACTGGTTTTGCTTGAGGAGTTCAACCATTCTCTTGCCGCGCTCGATCTGTTTGAGAGTCGCTTTGTCGAGATCGGAACCGAATTGGGCGAATGCCGCCATTTCCCTGAACTGCGCAAGGTCGAGTCTCAGAGTTCCGGCAACCTGCTTCATTGCCTTTGTCTGTGCAGCGCCGCCGACACGGCTGACCGAAAGACCAACGTTAACGGCGGGTCTTACACCGGCGTAGAAAAGCTCCGGCTCAAGGTATATCTGACCATCGGTGATTGAAATAACGTTTGTCGGAATGTAACCCGAAACGTCGCCGGCCTGTGTCTCAATGATCGGGAGCGCCGTAAGAGAGCCGCCGCCTAATTTATCGGAAAGCTTTGCGGCCCTTTCAAGGAGCCTCGAATGTAAATAGAAAACGTCTCCGGGGAACGCCTCACGTCCCGGGGGACGCCTGAGCAGGAGCGAAAGCTGTCTGTATGCCGTTGCCTGTTTACTGAGATCGTCATATATTATCAGCGCATGTTTGCCCTTGTCCCTGAAATATTCTCCCATCGCGCAGCCTGTGTAAGGAGCGATGTACTGCAAAGGTGAAGGTTCGCTCGCTGTTGCGGAAACGATGATCGTATGTGCCAGCGCGCCTTCTTCTTCGAGCTTCTTGGCAACACGCACAACGTTTGAACGCTTCTGCCCGACTGCGACATATATACATAAAACGTCTCCGCCTTTCTGGTTGATAATGGCGTCAACGCCTATCGCGGTTTTCCCAGTCTGACGGTCGCCGATGATAAGCTCTCTCTGTCCCCTTCCAACCGGGATCATCGCGTCTACCGCTTTAAGACCTGTCTGAAGGGGCTGGCGGACCGGCTGCCTGTCAATGATACCGGGGGCCACGACATCAACTATCCTGCTCTCTGTTGAGTTGATCGGTCCTTTTCCATCAATAGGCTGGCCGATAGCATTAACAACCCTGCCTAACAGCGCTTCTCCGACGGGGACAGACATGATCTTCCCCGTGCGTTTAACAATATCGCCTTCTTTTATAAGAGTGTCCTCGCCGAATAGAACGGCGCCGACTGAATCTGTCTCAAGGTTAAGCGCCATCCCGAATACATTATTGGGAAATTCGAGAAGTTCTGAGGCCATGCACTTGTCAAGGCCGTATATCTTCGCGATACCGTCACCGACTTTGATGACCGTCCCGACTTCGCTTACGTCAACGCGTTTCTCAAAATCAGTAATCTGTTTTTTTATCAGCTCACTTATCTCGTCAGCTTTAAGCTCTGAAATTGCCATCAAACACCCCCGTGTATCAAGTGGCTAATAGCTATTGGCTGTCAGCTATCAGCTTTAAATTATTTTTATCTTAACAACTCAGCCCGCAATAAACGGAGCTGGCCTTTTAGACTGCTGTCGTAAATTGTGCTGCCCACCCTGACAACAAAACCGCCAAGCAGCGAAGGGTCCACCTGGCTCTCAATATCGATCTCCCTCTGTGTCATTGCCTTGAGGGCATTCTTGAGTCTGTCGGTGTAATTCTTATCAAGCGGCACTGAAGATATGACCACAGCGGTCGCCTTCTTCTGTTTCTCGTTGTACGCATTTACCGCCGCAACAATGATTTCCCTGATCGCCGCGAGATGTCCATGCAAGACGAG
This window contains:
- a CDS encoding acyltransferase, with protein sequence MKAGFYQFNPAFGKREDNIRKVVSAVKNAEVDLLVLPEFFATGYQFISPDEVAELAEPVPDGHTTEALSELSRERRIFAAAGLPERHGDKFYNSAILTGPQGFIGVYRKTHLFFEENLYFTPGDTGFKVWNTEIGRIGIMICFDWFFPEAMRSLALSGAEVVAHPSNLILPHCPDSMPVRALENRVYSITANRTGVENRKAGQSLRFIGKSEIVSPKGEVLVRAPENEEVLMAAEINPDTAKDKTLNPFNDLFKDRRPEHYKPLS
- a CDS encoding F0F1 ATP synthase subunit epsilon, which produces MAEKLKLDIVTPYGHIFTDEVDEIVAAGSEGEFGVLPDHVPFLTTLKVGMLTYKKGGETGYFFISGGYSEVGPDSVTILADSAERSDSIDIERAKAAMKRAEERLKQAEKFDQARATSALERAITRIQVAEKK
- the atpD gene encoding F0F1 ATP synthase subunit beta — encoded protein: MNEGKVAQVIGAVVDVEFEDKMPEILNALKIAQPGDSAKGIPDINITLEVAAHLGDNMVRTVAMSATDGLVRGTKAVDTGQPITVPVGAKTLGRIMNVIGESVDQLGPIESKDRLPIHRESPHFTEQDTSTQVFETGVKVFDLLVPFVKGGKMGMFGGAGVGKTVVIMEMIHNIAMVHGGVSVFAGVGERTREGNDLYLEMKEGGVLEKTALIYGQMNEPPGARARVALSALTVAEYFRDEGQDVLIFLDNIFRYTLAGAELSALLGRMPSAVGYQPTLGTDMGVLQERITSTNKGAITSMQAIYVPADDLTDPAVATAFTHLDGTVVLSRGISELGIYPAVDPLDSTSRILDPLILGEEHYKVARQVQIVLQRYKELQDIIAILGMEELSEDDKLLVARARKLQRFLSQPFHVAETFTGTPGKYVKLADTIKGFKAVVEGKYDDLPEQAFYMVGGIEEVEEKAKKLAGA
- the atpG gene encoding ATP synthase F1 subunit gamma, translating into MATLRDIKKRIKAVQNTQKITKAMKMVSAAKLRKVQNRMLDLRPYADKMQDVLMSLAKGADREAHPLLAFRPRKTVEVLVITSDRGLCGAFNTNILKAAQKCIDGFKKDGFEVSISTVGKKARDYFKRRGVAMRNSWTGISGSVSFTNAQEIAVNIKDNFINETFDEVTVVYNAFKSMVAQTVTVAQLLPLAPVDEGKEGSAESATADFIYEPSMEAIFDRLIPRNVDIQIYRALLESSASEEAARMSAMENATQSCSEMVGTLTLQFNKARQASITGELMDIVGGVEALKG
- a CDS encoding F0F1 ATP synthase subunit alpha — translated: MAISELKADEISELIKKQITDFEKRVDVSEVGTVIKVGDGIAKIYGLDKCMASELLEFPNNVFGMALNLETDSVGAVLFGEDTLIKEGDIVKRTGKIMSVPVGEALLGRVVNAIGQPIDGKGPINSTESRIVDVVAPGIIDRQPVRQPLQTGLKAVDAMIPVGRGQRELIIGDRQTGKTAIGVDAIINQKGGDVLCIYVAVGQKRSNVVRVAKKLEEEGALAHTIIVSATASEPSPLQYIAPYTGCAMGEYFRDKGKHALIIYDDLSKQATAYRQLSLLLRRPPGREAFPGDVFYLHSRLLERAAKLSDKLGGGSLTALPIIETQAGDVSGYIPTNVISITDGQIYLEPELFYAGVRPAVNVGLSVSRVGGAAQTKAMKQVAGTLRLDLAQFREMAAFAQFGSDLDKATLKQIERGKRMVELLKQNQYVPMTMQDQVIVLFAGTQGFLDDIPVEAIKKFEEEFVKFIRGTKDELRKELAEKKAIDDSLKAKLVQAIEEFKKGFQA
- the atpH gene encoding ATP synthase F1 subunit delta yields the protein MNKNQIARKYSKALISNIELSKIPLVIEELKAFSKLVDANRKLKLLFAGMIFSEDEKGRALSALFPSLKFSADTEKYLKLLVLHGHLAAIREIIVAAVNAYNEKQKKATAVVISSVPLDKNYTDRLKNALKAMTQREIDIESQVDPSLLGGFVVRVGSTIYDSSLKGQLRLLRAELLR